A window of Brettanomyces nanus chromosome 2, complete sequence contains these coding sequences:
- a CDS encoding uncharacterized protein (BUSCO:EOG09341U3S~EggNog:ENOG41): MKHYNSVAPRMSLKENKEQKNMRDPSNWPKPLHEFISNCFSKASEMKLPPTEKTKFQGELKNLINLAITKGKIEENDWTQQVLPSLERRPLKLDLYCNSIRHKTVRSFTPPNQNFIRIAIPKKRNMFDQDSDGDTNSGDDSYEPTINSTKIHPIKKLKKKTNNTSSMVNTGNGDRMTSEERKKLRGKRFQRELNYTPTYEPDIPNYDTNKQFVGKSTTLEKRYLRLTSQPNPSLVRPVHVLRKTFQLLMDKYLEGTKYNYLCDQLKSMRQDLTVQNIRTDFTAMVYEFHSKLAIEFADLGEFNQCQSQLKLLYNDPRIKGTDKDEYNAYRILYCIITTDYNEANNLKLQILGEKAIIDSHFLEDAFRLLNYVITGDYYRIFDIARQIRTKNEKDQKQVHTKTHIDILQDPNALKLNHAEMYFFFKFLEKILDRERMKTRN; encoded by the exons ATGAAGCACTACAATAGTGTTGCACCAAGGATGTCTCTCAAAGAGAACaaggaacaaaaaaacATGAGGGATCCTAGTAACTGGCCGAAACCATTACACGAATTTATCTCTAATTGCTTCTCTAAAGCTAGTGAGATGAAACTACCTCCTACAGAAAAGACCAAGTTTCAAGGCGAACTTAAGAACTTGATTAACCTTGCCATAACTAAAGgaaagatagaagaaaatgattGGACCCAACAAGTTCTACCTTCATTAGAGAGAAGACCACTGAAGCTGGATCTATACTGTAATAGTATTAGGCATAAGACTGTTAGATCGTTTACTCCTCCGAATCAGAACTTTATTCGTATTGCCATTCctaagaaaagaaatatgTTTGACCAAGACAGTGATGGGGACACCAATTCTGGTGATGACAGCTATGAACCCACGATAAATTCAACGAAGATCCATCCAATCAAGAaactgaagaaaaagaccAACAACACCTCATCAATGGTGAATACCGGGAATGGAGATCGAATGACATCGGAAGAGCGTAAAAAATTGCGTGGTAAACGATTCCAGCGGGAATTAAACTATACTCCAACATATGAACCAGACATACCGAACTACGATACTAACAAGCAATTTGTGGGTAAAAGCACCACTttagaaaagagatatttgCGTTTAACATCCCAGCCTAATCCTTCGTTGGTTAGACCAGTGCATGTTTTGAGGaaaacttttcaattgTTGATGGATAAGTACCTCGAAGGTACCAAGTATAACTATCTCTGTGATCAATTGAAGTCGATGAGACAAGATTTAACAGTTCAGAATATCCGTACAGATTTCACTGCGATGGTATATGAGTTTCACAGTAAATTGGCAATTGAATTTGCTGATTTGGGTGAGTTTAATCAGTGCCAATCGCAGTTGAAGCTTCTATACAATGATCCACGAATCAAGGGAACAGATAAAGATGAGTATAACGCCTACAGAATATTGTACTGTATTATAACTACTGATTATAACGAGGCTAATAACTTGAAATTACAGATTTTGGGAGAGAAAGCAATCATTGACAGTCACTTTCTCGAGGATGCATTTAGACTATTGAATTATGTGATTACAGGCGATTATTATCGCATATTTGATATAGCAAGACAGATCCGCACTAAAAATGAGAAAGATCAGAAACAAGTGCATACTAAAACCCATATTGACATACTTCAAGACCCTAATGCTCTCAAACTGAACCATGCTGAAAtgtactttttctttaagTTTCTAGAGAAGATTCTAGACCGTGAAAGA ATGAAGACCAGGAACTAA
- a CDS encoding uncharacterized protein (BUSCO:EOG09342HBD), producing the protein MQEYCESTYTVLFDIFKPAKLIGQAEIANNPKALDYIYTLQKNDLLQYPEDLVLDPWCNQVYIKQDIFVRTVKSSLSSKSSASSLSSSLKSDSEQSILAEKKLGQLRLEDWHTEPSHNQFNNYLDYRFSRLEITAVDMKKGEILSANEPLKAKLLGYGVVRLYKDRENEKEELRRNSGDQTTVAILGVPFYFTASDLLLGFFDKDIPNNVSHMRLLKTQTPNRFMVLLKFCAVDKAAEFVQKYNGKHFNSMEPEACQVIFIKEVLFRPVNHTADKMNTIPYLLDDPFTKVESPKAVTASSSSNIKPKVNTSAYTELATCPVCLERLDSNVTGLLTIPCQHTFHYTCLSKWNDDTCPVCRYSGKSDMRKRKQEEQDEKCFECGSTENMWICLICGHIGCGRYDQGHAISHYNETSHCFAMEITTQRVWDYSGDNYVHRLVQNEADGKLVELPLRDDRKGAEDSSDDEDNDAKIEKIGLEYSKMLISQLESQREFYDMKYEEAQNQLKLANDGLNEVRKNVAVLTTELSKAKEKLNSSAQQNRTKNELKEMKSKYEDENTINGGLSEKVKYLTERNDQLAKTNEDLQEQVKDLMFYLESRDKFKDAADDVKEGKVMIIPKKTTKKRH; encoded by the coding sequence ATGCAAGAGTATTGCGAATCAACATACACTGTTCTATTTGATATATTTAAACCTGCTAAGTTAATTGGGCAAGCGGAAATAGCAAACAATCCAAAGGCACTTGACTATATTTATACGCTTCAGAAGAACGATCTGCTACAATATCCAGAAGACCTGGTTTTGGATCCCTGGTGCAACCAAGTTTATATAAAGCAGGATATATTTGTGAGGACAGTGAAGTCTTCCCTATCTAGTAAGTCCTCTGCGTcaagtctttcttcttcattgaaAAGTGATAGTGAACAGAGCATACTAGCAGAAAAAAAGCTGGGCCAATTAAGACTAGAAGACTGGCATACGGAACCTTCGCATAATCAATTCAACAACTATCTGGATTACAGGTTTTCACGCTTGGAAATTACAGCTGTGGATATGAAAAAGGGAGAGATTCTTTCTGCCAACGAGCCCTTGAAGGCCAAACTTCTCGGCTACGGAGTTGTGCGGTTGTATAAGGACCGagaaaatgagaaagaagagctaAGAAGGAACAGCGGTGACCAGACGACGGTGGCCATCTTGGGAGttcctttttatttcaccgcTAGTGACTTGTTGTTGGGATTCTTCGACAAAGATATCCCTAACAACGTCTCACATATGAGATTattgaagactcagacacCCAACAGATTTATGGTGCTCTTAAAATTTTGTGCTGTCGATAAGGCTGCCGAATTTGTACAAAAATACAACGGAAAACACTTCAATTCCATGGAACCGGAGGCTTGCCAGGTGAtattcatcaaagaagtGCTTTTCAGACCTGTTAATCATACGGCAGACAAAATGAATACGATTCCGTATCTCTTGGACGATCCTTTCACCAAGGTGGAAAGTCCGAAGGCTGTAACTGcgtcttcatcttcaaacatAAAGCCTAAGGTCAATACCTCAGCATACACGGAATTGGCTACATGTCCAGTGTGCCTTGAGAGATTGGACTCCAACGTAACTGGATTGCTTACGATTCCATGTCAACATACTTTCCATTATACCTGTCTTTCCAAATGGAACGATGATACGTGCCCAGTGTGTCGGTACTCTGGCAAATCTGATATGCGAAAGCGaaagcaagaagagcaagaCGAAAAGTGTTTTGAATGCGGCTCTACTGAGAATATGTGGATATGCCTTATATGTGGACATATCGGATGTGGTAGGTACGATCAGGGACACGCTATATCCCATTATAACGAAACATCTCATTGCTTTGCTATGGAGATCACCACACAAAGAGTTTGGGACTATTCTGGCGATAACTACGTTCATCGGTTAGTTCAGAATGAGGCTGACGGAAAGCTAGTAGAGCTTCCATTGAGAGATGATAGGAAGGGAGCTGAAGATAGcagtgatgatgaagataacgACGCcaagatagagaagatagGGTTAGAGTACTCCAAGATGCTTATATCACAACTTGAGTCACAAAGAGAGTTCTATGACATGAAGTATGAGGAGGCACAGAACCAGTTGAAACTTGCAAATGATGGCTTGAATGAGGTACGAAAAAACGTTGCAGTACTCACAACAGAGCTCTCAAAGGCCAAGGAAAAGCTGAACAGCTCAGCACAGCAGAATCGTACTAAGAATGAACTCAAGGAAATGAAGAGTAAGTACGAGGATGAAAATACCATTAATGGGGGTCTATCAGAAAAGGTTAAGTATCTCACTGAAAGGAATGATCAGCTTGCTAAGACTAATGAGGATTTACAGGAACAAGTGAAAGATTTAATGTTCTATCTTGAATCGAGGGATAAGTTCAAAGATGCCGCTGATGATGTCAAGGAAGGAAAAGTGATGATAATACCAAAGAAGACAACGAAAAAGCGTCATTAG
- a CDS encoding uncharacterized protein (MEROPS:MER0000841) produces the protein MSFQDFGSVVPLESNPEIFTEFGRKLGLSPLLNFFDIYSITDPDLLAFIPRPLNSIILLFPITEQYEKFKKEEEEEEEKAAQPHQDNFESVIWFKQLLKNACGLYGLLHAICNLPTGLIVDQSQMCKFVENIKALPEVSNSNHFYEKTKLISDLFLSTYNDFSQQGQTEAPSAEDDVDLHFICFAKGKNGHFFELDGRRDGPLDLGEPIDSHQDVLASQAILSRIKKYMSLADDKNGMNFAMMGLGPVME, from the coding sequence ATGTCGTTCCAAGACTTTGGCTCTGTGGTACCACTCGAATCAAACCCTGAAATCTTCACTGAGTTTGGTCGAAAATTGGGACTTTCTCCTCTACTAAACTTCTTTGATATATACTCTATCACAGATCCGGACCTACTAGCATTTATTCCTCGGCCTTTAAATAGTATCATACTTTTATTCCCTATAACGGAGCAATACGAAAAGTttaaaaaggaagaagaagaagaagaagaaaaagcagCTCAACCACATCAGGACAACTTTGAGAGCGTCATTTGGTTCAAACAACTCCTTAAGAATGCTTGTGGATTATATGGGTTACTCCATGCCATCTGTAATTTACCTACTGGTCTTATAGTAGACCAATCACAGATGTGCAAGTTCGTTGAAAACATCAAAGCCCTTCCTGAGGTGAGCAATTCCAATCACTTTTATGAAAAGACAAAGTTGATCTCGGACTTATTCCTTTCTACATACAATGATTTTAGCCAACAGGGACAAACTGAAGCTCCAAGTGCGGAAGATGACGTTGATTTGCATTTCATATGCTTTGCAAAGGGGAAAAATGGgcatttttttgaattgGATGGTAGAAGAGATGGACCTCTGGATTTGGGAGAACCTATTGATTCACACCAAGACGTTCTAGCTTCTCAAGCGATTCTCAGCAGAATTAAAAAATACATGAGCCTTGCCGATGATAAGAACGGTATGAATTTTGCTATGATGGGACTTGGTCCTGTAATGGAGTAA
- a CDS encoding uncharacterized protein (BUSCO:EOG09341FZV), translating to MGDVFDFDEDDLVSNFKKKVAMDSSSVNDHPEPQEPDDGEGVKFFKKYESNSVVSVGPIGKRLGTSYKVEIDEFYEAESRSNSAAGVDNVHKLPRMIYSSLHKTKPKIQDFEQLKVLGKGSYGKVLLVKHKQSGKLYAQKQLQKASMIVNAKNYEQTLTERTILQKVTHPNIVKLYYALQDFDKVYLFLEYLDGGELFHYLREERILSEKVACYYVAELILALRHLHTNAGVIYRDLKPENCMLNDCGHLVLTDFGLSKASRECNSMFGTAEYMAPEVIRAEGYDSQCDWWSLGAVTFDMLTGTPPFTGNNHKKIMDKILRQKVKYPFYLSLDAKDLLRRLLNKNPIKRLNCDTDFEKVKAHRFFRYIDWNDIITQNDEKLPPPIIPIITDPEEAENFDEEFTSMAITPPSSPIGDSLFETIEESRSTSTSSFIPIQRPDPDNRNDLKKSVYFTGFSYTNESLL from the coding sequence ATGGGAGACGTTTTTGACTTTGACGAAGACGATCTTGtctccaatttcaaaaaaaaggttGCAATGGACTCCTCAAGTGTTAATGATCATCCAGAACCTCAAGAGCCtgatgatggagaaggtgtgaaattcttcaaaaagtaCGAGTCGAACAGTGTGGTTTCTGTCGGTCCCATAGGAAAACGTCTCGGCACGTCTTACAAGGTTGAAATCGATGAATTTTATGAAGCTGAAAGTCGTTCCAACAGTGCTGCTGGTGTTGATAATGTTCACAAGCTGCCTCGGATGATATATTCCTCATTACATAAGACTAAGCCTAAGATCCAGGACTTTGAACAGTTAAAGGTGCTTGGAAAGGGAAGCTATGGCAAAGTTTTACTTGTGAAGCATAAACAGTCAGGAAAATTGTATGCACAGAAGCAGCTCCAGAAGGCTTCGATGATTGTCAATGCCAAGAACTATGAGCAGACTTTGACAGAACGAACAATCCTTCAAAAAGTCACTCATCCTAACATTGTCAAACTCTATTATGCACTTCAGGACTTTGACAAGGTTTACTTGTTTCTAGAATATCTTGATGGAGGCGAATTGTTCCATTATTTACGTGAAGAGAGAATCTTGTCTGAGAAGGTGGCATGCTACTATGTGGCTGAGTTGATCTTAGCTTTACGTCATTTGCATACCAATGCCGGTGTCATTTACAGAGATCTAAAGCCAGAAAATTGCATGCTTAATGATTGTGGCCATTTGGTTCTTACAGATTTTGGGCTAAGCAAGGCCAGTAGAGAGTGTAACTCGATGTTTGGTACTGCTGAATACATGGCTCCCGAAGTGATTAGGGCTGAAGGCTATGACTCCCAGTGCGATTGGTGGTCACTTGGTGCTGTTACCTTTGACATGTTGACCGGTACTCCTCCATTTACTGGAAATAATCATAAGAAGATCATGGACAAGATTCTTAGGCAGAAGGTCAAGTATCCATTTTATCTATCTCTGGATGCCAAGGAtttattgagaaggctCCTAAATAAGAACCCAATCAAGAGACTAAACTGTGATACGGATTTCGAGAAAGTGAAAGCCCATAGATTTTTCAGATATATTGACTGGAACGATATAATCACTCAGAACGACGAAAAGCTACCTCCACCAATCATCCCTATTATTACCGATCCTGAAGAAGCCGAGAACTTCGATGAAGAGTTCACTTCAATGGCTATAACTCCACCAAGTTCTCCAATAGGTGACTCTCTGTTTGAAACTATAGAAGAGAGTCGTTCTACTAGTACCAGTTCTTTCATCCCAATTCAGAGGCCCGACCCTGATAATAGAAACGACTTGAAAAAGTCGGTCTACTTCACAGGATTCTCTTACACCAATGAAAGTCTCCTATGA
- a CDS encoding uncharacterized protein (BUSCO:EOG093401XZ), with protein sequence MGTVEEYYQEQLDEFEALKAIYPDLLVDKTPTSSAWNQKLHPKFEITLSSDKCKDPVLSVTVAVEFTATYPQSVPIVKFEKPKNIMASQMDCIRRQCERILKDEKGQPVIYSITSTIQEYLDEIQQSARTESLEEERLKRLESEKMKLELKQKREEQEIEQEREKEQEMLDEMVQREMRRRDDNDRNEMSYEPMKEANSMYGTININDETLIPTMDELQNGGSYFVFDKSITVEIQHLQFSFRTVTGFVPVQPSGLLKQISKQFLVKPYVKKGSQAENVLKNLASNTGILKRRYGRNISGIEDDLQCVITVIELTNPYWNTTQGKKTMLTLEKELQAVLELKHDNVDRVLAFNIEKLEVTSKGDISLENSAARKTSKKVTAENEKLTIWKIRILSGYCESLGELLSTISFLNLNSAREWTIQMLESLEYLHKNGLIHRCVTLDSILITQPKALGSTSVKLSSTCYGYTLLSMLYLHPNLDSDGDEDLLPFENGGWTAPERINSNGNGIFLKPQRKTDVWDIGVVFVQTILGTDIIYQFENPSDFLNNCTNLDESLRSFLESIFEVKTRKRPDPLELLPSKFLRLNLNVSPLAELTARDAQSSSNLDSSVIKNRPISGFTDISTEPVLMIPQRSSIAGHRAKRDSFGMSMLAPEQRTYSRYAQDFEEVGILGKGGFGEVVKVRNKLDGRFYAIKKIRHTEDKLAKIMNEVMLLARLNHQYVVRYYAAWLEDDYAYKLAGGSAIESDSESNSKEESSDDSEEVENERTLSEPRTNSQSFTDFISGSTNPELEFDFSDTSGEEEEDIDGNDGEAGGNDAQKPAEAKNADSPAANDDAEDSAFTFGTPSEKGLNETLVRTASKQSRSKKKSVLFIQMEYCENRTLFDLIRQGLPNDSDNYWRILRQILEALSHIHAQGIIHRDLKPMNIFIDRNNDVKVGDFGLAKNVHSSSSATKLVDVERSNEDLTSDIGTTLYIATEVLDGNGDYNEKVDLYSLGIIFFEMIYSLGTSMERYTAIRNLRTLEIVLPSDFEANKLATEKTIIKMLLNHDPAKRPSANELLQSGLVRVQQQDTLMKEALDALVDPSSSWHHQARNILFSQPYSFARDLLFGDYSDKKQFEVSDFLLHTTIENEVAKVFQEHGALKFYDNNSLMFPRTPLYDENYQVYEVLDRAGSVLQLPYDLTLPLARLLGRRKLSVHKIYRIEYVYRSMENDEGSGPIKFREADFDIITEPADVPEYLPFSDAECIKVISEIVEIFPFIRASNVKIILNHCNLLETTLEHCGIERAQRLMVSRILAEVGYSKTMKEAKAILKQELNLPSTILNELVQFEFSAPIEVCKAKMHKIMLDSPLLAKVDASLSYLSRVVRYLRLFKVNLTVEVCPFSGYNASFYRGGIMFTAIYEDKRRSIICAGGRYSFLIGSLARNKAPGSLPNAVGLRLAWDFLYNSMKRYIDMLKRRKSSRKKKEQTEQLKLTWNPSKCDVLIGFFSVGILKEAVPFLLNYLWSSGISADITKSCLTTEEMANQVIKDNVKFLLIIKAQTSLQALLRQNKSSSNYKLLRLKNLETKTDYEVDLNDLVSTIKEELTQEKPKEADELEDSLVEESDHKTESDEVRNPNQKVVVVANHATNANKKNNRKEKWAMVDDALKATDSLISTLGGAPVFTIEAREEVLDMISITSLDQPEEWKRRVGGVSSATPRSFVGNIYSSLAKEAAKGTKWAVVYGGPKSEKMCVVDLQR encoded by the coding sequence ATGGGAACCGTTGAAGAATATTACCAAGAACAACTTGACGAGTTCGAGGCCCTAAAGGCCATCTATCCAGATCTCTTGGTTGACAAGACTCCGACATCGTCGGCTTGGAACCAGAAGCTTCATCCAAAATTTGAGATCACTCTTTCTTCGGATAAATGTAAAGATCCTGTTTTATCCGTAACAGTTGCCGTTGAATTCACAGCCACTTATCCGCAGTCTGTACCCATAGTCAAATTTGAGAAACCTAAGAATATCATGGCTTCGCAGATGGATTGTATTCGTAGGCAGTGCGAACGGATTCTAAAGGACGAAAAGGGACAACCTGTGATATATTCAATCACTTCTACCATTCAGGAATACTTGGACGAGATTCAGCAGAGCGCACGTACtgaatctcttgaagaagaacgaCTGAAAAGGTTAGAGAGcgagaagatgaaacttgaattgaagcagaaacGTGAAGAACAGGAGATTGAACaggagagagaaaaggaacAAGAGATGCTTGATGAGATGGTTCAGCGAGAAATGAGACGAAGGGATGACAATGACCGGAACGAGATGTCGTACGAACCGATGAAGGAGGCTAACAGCATGTATGGAaccatcaatatcaacGATGAGACACTGATTCCTACAATGGATGAGCTGCAAAATGGTGGCTCCTACTTTGTTTTTGACAAATCAATTACCGTTGAAATCCAACACTTGCAGTTTAGTTTTCGAACAGTGACGGGATTTGTTCCTGTTCAACCGTCTGGATTACTCAAACAGATATCCAAGCAATTTTTGGTTAAGCCCTACGTTAAGAAAGGTTCCCAGGCCGAAAATGTGTTAAAGAATTTGGCCTCAAACACAGGAATcttaaaaagaagatatggaaGAAACATCAGTGGCATTGAAGACGATCTGCAGTGTGTTATTACCGTGATCGAATTGACTAATCCCTACTGGAATACTACTCAAGGTAAGAAGACTATGCTAACGTTAGAAAAGGAATTGCAGGCTGTATTGGAGTTAAAGCATGACAACGTGGATCGAGTTTTGGCCTTCAATATAGAGAAGCTAGAGGTAACTTCCAAGGGAGACATCTCTTTGGAGAACTCTGCAGCTAGAAAAACCTCTAAAAAGGTGACAGCTGAGAATGAAAAACTAACTATTTGGAAGATAAGAATACTCTCTGGTTATTGCGAATCATTAGGAGAGTTGTTGTCAACAATATCATTTTTGAACTTGAATTCTGCACGTGAATGGACCATTCAAATGCTCGAAAGTCTCGAGTATTTGCACAAGAATGGCCTTATTCATAGATGCGTTACGCTTGACTCTATATTGATAACGCAACCAAAGGCACTAGGATCTACTTCTGTCAAACTAAGCAGCACATGCTATGGATATACCTTATTGAGCATGCTGTATTTACATCCTAATCTCGATTCTGATGGCGATGAGGATCTGTTGCCCTTTGAGAATGGTGGCTGGACCGCTCCAGAACGGATTAATTCGAACGGTAATGGTATATTTCTTAAACCACAGAGAAAGACAGATGTTTGGGACATTGGCGTGGTATTTGTTCAGACTATTTTGGGTACAGATATCATTTATCAGTTTGAAAACCCCTCAGATTTCCTAAATAACTGCACAAATCTTGATGAGAGCCTTCGAAGTTTCTTAGAAAGTATCTTTGAGGTGAAGACTCGAAAAAGACCTGATCCTTTGGAACTACTTCCTTCGAAGTTTCTTCGCTTAAACTTGAACGTTTCTCCTCTAGCAGAATTGACAGCAAGAGATGCTCAGAGTTCGTCCAACCTTGATTCTTCTGTTATCAAAAATAGGCCTATTTCCGGATTTACTGACATCTCTACGGAGCCTGTGTTAATGATACCTCAAAGGTCTTCGATTGCTGGGCACCGTGCCAAGAGAGATTCGTTTGGTATGTCGATGCTTGCACCTGAACAAAGGACATATTCCAGATATGCACaggattttgaagaggTCGGTATTTTAGGCAAGGgtggatttggagaagttgttaAAGTACGTAACAAGTTAGATGGAAGGTTCTATGCGATTAAGAAAATTCGTCACACCGAGGACAAACTTGCCAAAATCATGAATGAGGTTATGCTGTTAGCCAGACTTAACCACCAATATGTCGTGAGATACTATGCTGCTTGGTTAGAAGACGACTATGCTTATAAATTAGCAGGCGGTTCCGCTATAGAGAGTGATAGCGAAAGTAACAGTAAGgaagaatcttctgatgattcagaagaagtcGAAAACGAGAGAACCCTCAGTGAGCCTCGAACTAACAGTCAGAGTTTCACTGATTTTATATCTGGATCAACAAATCCAGAGCTGgagtttgatttctcaGATACGAGCggcgaagaagaggaggataTTGACGGCAATGACGGTGAAGCAGGTGGCAATGATGCACAGAAACCAGCTGAAGCGAAAAATGCCGATTCACCCGCTGCCAACGATGACGCTGAGGACTCTGCATTCACCTTTGGAACTCCCAGTGAAAAAGGACTTAATGAAACACTAGTGAGAACGGCATCTAAGCAGTCACGAtcgaagaaaaaaagtgtTCTTTTCATTCAGATGGAGTACTGTGAAAATCGTACTCTTTTCGACTTGATCCGGCAGGGATTGCCAAACGATTCGGACAACTACTGGAGAATATTGAGACAAATTCTTGAGGCCTTGAGCCATATTCATGCTCAGGGAATTATCCACCGAGATTTGAAGCCCATGAACATTTTCATTGATAGAAATAATGACGTGAAAGTGGGAGACTTTGGATTGGCCAAGAACGTTCATAGCAGTTCTTCAGCCACAAAACTCGTCGATGTTGAACGGTCAAATGAGGATTTGACTTCGGATATTGGTACTACTTTATACATCGCTACCGAAGTTCTTGACGGTAACGGTGATTATAACGAAAAGGTCGACCTGTATTCTCTTGGAATCATCTTTTTTGAGATGATTTATTCTCTAGGTACTTCCATGGAAAGATATACGGCCATTCGTAATCTTCGGACATTGGAAATTGTACTTCCATCAGATTTTGAAGCCAATAAGTTGGCCACAGAGAAAACTATTATTAAGATGTTACTCAACCATGATCCAGCGAAGCGTCCCTCTGCTAACGAGTTACTGCAGAGCGGTCTCGTTCGTGTACAACAACAGGATacattgatgaaagaagcCTTGGACGCTTTGGTTgatccttcatcttcctgGCATCACCAGGCCAGAAATATCCTTTTTTCTCAGCCTTATAGTTTTGCACGTGATCTATTGTTTGGCGATTACTCTGACAAGAAGCAGTTTGAAGTGTCCGACTTTTTACTTCACACTACAATTGAGAACGAGGTCGCAAAAGTGTTTCAGGAGCATGGGGCCTTGAAATTTTATGATAACAACTCCCTTATGTTCCCGAGAACTCCATTGTATGACGAGAACTATCAAGTTTATGAGGTTTTAGATAGAGCTGGTAGTGTGTTACAGCTTCCTTATGATTTAACACTTCCATTGGCACGtcttcttggaagaagaaagctttCTGTTCATAAGATCTATCGAATAGAATATGTGTATCGATCAATGGAAAACGATGAAGGCTCTGGGCCTATCAAATTCCGTGAGGCTGATTTTGATATAATCACCGAACCTGCAGATGTTCCGGAATACTTACCGTTCTCCGATGCTGAATGTATAAAGGTGATCAGTGAAATTGTGGAGATATTTCCTTTTATTAGAGCATCCAATGTGAAGATCATTCTCAATCATTGCAATTTACTGGAGACAACTCTAGAGCATTGTGGTATTGAAAGGGCCCAGAGGTTAATGGTTTCTCGAATTCTCGCAGAAGTTGGTTATAGTAAGACAATGAAGGAGGCCAAGGCCATTCTTAAGCAGGAGTTGAATCTTCCATCTACTATTCTTAACgaacttgttcaatttgagTTCTCTGCACCTATTGAAGTCTGCAAAGCAAAGATGCACAAAATCATGCTTGACAGTCCCCTATTGGCCAAGGTCGATGCTTCATTGAGCTATCTTTCACGTGTGGTGAGATATCTTCGATTATTCAAAGTGAATCTTACCGTTGAAGTCTGTCCCTTCAGCGGTTATAATGCATCGTTTTATCGTGGTGGTATCATGTTCACAGCGATTTATGAAGATAAGAGGCGTTCAATCATCTGTGCGGGTGGTAGATATAGCTTTTTGATTGGCTCGTTGGCTAGGAACAAGGCTCCAGGATCGTTGCCGAATGCTGTAGGACTTAGATTAGCCTGGGATTTCCTTTACAATTCCATGAAGAGATATATTGATATGCTGAAGCGACGCAAGAGcagcaggaagaagaaggagcaaACAGAACAGCTGAAATTGACGTGGAATCCTAGCAAGTGCGATGTTTTGATTGGATTCTTTTCTGTTGGAATTCttaaagaagcagttcCCTTCTTACTCAACTACTTGTGGTCTTCTGGAATCAGTGCTGATATAACCAAGAGCTGTTTGACGACAGAGGAGATGGCAAATCAGGTTATCAAGGATAATGTCAAGTTCTTACTAATAATCAAGGCACAGACCAGTTTGCAAGCGTTGCTCCGCCAAAACAAATCGTCATCTAATTACAAATTACTGCGATTAAAAAACTTAGAAACGAAAACTGATTATGAGGTTGATCTCAATGATTTGGTATCGACGATTAAGGAAGAATTGACTCAAGAGAAGCctaaagaagcagatgaacttgaagattcaCTGGTTGAAGAATCGGACCACAAGACAGAATCAGATGAGGTGAGGAATCCCAACCAAaaagtggtggtggtcgCCAATCATGCTACGAATGCgaataagaagaataatCGAAAGGAAAAATGGGCGATGGTTGACGATGCATTGAAGGCTACAGATTCTCTTATTAGCACTTTGGGAGGTGCACCGGTTTTTACTATTGAggcaagagaagaagtgcTAGATATGATCTCTATTACATCCCTTGATCAGCCAgaagaatggaagagaagggtTGGGGGAGTGTCTAGCGCTACGCCGAGATCGTTTGTCGGTAACATATACAGCTCCCTAGCAAAAGAGGCAGCAAAGGGAACTAAATGGGCTGTTGTTTATGGAGGTCCCAAGTCTGAGAAGATGTGTGTAGTGGATTTACAGAGATAG